ACCGCCGGCTCGGCTGGATGCCGCTGGAATCGATCGTGCATGCCGGCGGGTTTCCGGTGCGCATCATGGTCCGGCGGCTCGCGCCGCCGTGATCAGCGCACGCGAAGCGGCTGCGGGGCCGGGCGATCGGCCAGCGACCCCAGCGTGAAGGTGTAACCGGCCTCTTCCAACAGCTTGCGCATGCGCAGCTCGGCGCGCTTCGGATACGCCAGCGACAGCGGCGCATGCAGCGCATAGGACGTGGACTTGCCCGGCATCGTGTCGCGGGTCACCGACGACTGATTCGTTTCGCAGGCATTGGACCACAGGTCCGACAGCACCTTCGGTCCGATGGATTGATTGTTGCCAAGCCGAAGCGTCAGCCAACGCATGTGTTCCATAACAGATCCAGTCAGCCCTTTCGATCGAGTATGCACCAAATCCCCACCCCCCGTACGGCGGCGTTCGGCCGCCAGACGCAGACAGCCCCGGGCGTACCGGGGCTGTCTGCGCGGTGCACTGCGCGTGTTCATGCGGCGCCGATCAAGGCGCCGCGATGCCCGGCGGTCAGTGCTTCATTGCATGCTTGCGGTCGCGCATGACCGCATGGCATTCCTGCACCTGCGGCAGCAGGCGCTGCACTTCCTGGCGCGCGGCCGGGGTGGTGTCGCTGTCGGTGAGGGTGTCCTTGAACGCCTTCAGCAGGCGATCCTCGGATTCCTCCAGTTCAGCCACATAACCGTACTGCGTGTCGCCCAGGGTGGCGCGGATCTTGCCGTAGAACTGCTGCATCGACCCCACCACCGTGCCGTGGTCGGCCGGCTTGCCACCGGCGGCCACCACCGTGGCGCTGAGCGAGCGGACCAGTTCGTCCTTCACCCCGGCGATGCGGGTGAACAGCGCAGACAGTTCTGCGTCCTTCACCTTGCCGGCCGCCTCGGTGTAGAAATCCTTGCCGTCGCGGGCGATTTCGATCAGGTCATTCAAGGTGTGCGTGGTCTTGGTTTCGGTAGTCACTGCGATCTGCTCCTGAAGTTTCGGGCTTGCCCGTGCTTGGGTGGATCCACTTTTCCGCATCGCCAATGAAGTCGGCGTGACACTGAAAACAAGCGGTTCAGTGACGTATCGACGGCGCGTTGCGATTGTTTCCATCGCGTGTTCGCCATGCGATTGCGTCTTCACGACACGTCGCGACGTCGCTTCACGCGCGACAGCACCTGCCCGGCTACCGCGGTGCCCAGCACCAGGCTGTTGGTGACCACGAACACCCAGGACTGCAACGCAATGCTGTACAGAATGAACAGCACTGAGGCACTGATCTGCCCGACGAACAACCAGGTGGACACCGCCTCGCTGTCGGGCGCGTGCCACTGTTTCCAGATCTGACGCCACAGCGTCGCCACCAGGATGCCGGTCGCCGCCCAGCC
This is a stretch of genomic DNA from Stenotrophomonas rhizophila. It encodes these proteins:
- a CDS encoding PA2169 family four-helix-bundle protein, whose protein sequence is MTTETKTTHTLNDLIEIARDGKDFYTEAAGKVKDAELSALFTRIAGVKDELVRSLSATVVAAGGKPADHGTVVGSMQQFYGKIRATLGDTQYGYVAELEESEDRLLKAFKDTLTDSDTTPAARQEVQRLLPQVQECHAVMRDRKHAMKH
- a CDS encoding PQ-loop domain-containing transporter, with product MAAVDLLGWAATGILVATLWRQIWKQWHAPDSEAVSTWLFVGQISASVLFILYSIALQSWVFVVTNSLVLGTAVAGQVLSRVKRRRDVS